A section of the Flavobacterium sp. J372 genome encodes:
- a CDS encoding DUF6452 family protein, translated as MKKALVLTAVLLAGSFYLSCEKDDICAEDTPTTPSVVVEFYNKDNATVLRTVDDLAIIAINETDTLPLNDTGTLVGTVSRVPLPLRTNQDVTEYRLIYRSRATDGTRNEDLLKLDYTRTETYVSRACGYKNNVYAHTPHTCYKYNYTRRRWYPLDCGKRHQHRKYQYRKRNRSSCQNLFLAYRFYW; from the coding sequence ATGAAAAAAGCCCTTGTGCTTACTGCTGTACTTCTTGCAGGCAGCTTTTACCTCAGCTGCGAGAAAGATGATATATGTGCCGAAGACACACCTACTACACCGAGTGTAGTGGTTGAATTTTATAATAAAGATAACGCAACAGTACTTAGAACAGTTGATGACTTAGCCATAATTGCGATAAATGAAACCGACACCCTTCCGCTTAATGATACCGGTACGCTGGTTGGTACTGTAAGCAGGGTGCCGCTGCCGCTTCGCACAAATCAGGATGTTACAGAATACAGGCTTATATACCGCTCACGTGCTACAGACGGCACACGAAATGAAGATTTACTGAAGTTGGACTATACCCGTACTGAAACTTATGTATCACGCGCCTGTGGGTACAAAAACAACGTTTACGCTCATACCCCCCACACCTGTTACAAATATAATTACACCCGGCGCAGATGGTACCCGCTGGACTGCGGCAAACGGCATCAGCATAGAAAATACCAGTATAGAAAACGAAACCGAAGCTCATGTCAAAATTTATTTTTAGCCTATCGCTTTTACTGGTGA
- a CDS encoding thioredoxin family protein, with protein MLQELERDNLAEIVAAEPVVVVQYSAGWCGNCRIMKPKFKKMAGENENVTFVLADAENFPESRKLANVSNLPTFATFRNGELVNQIQTNKVELLTDLVNEVTSN; from the coding sequence ATGTTACAGGAATTAGAAAGAGATAATCTTGCGGAAATTGTTGCAGCAGAGCCTGTTGTAGTAGTACAGTACTCAGCCGGATGGTGTGGCAACTGCAGGATAATGAAGCCAAAATTTAAAAAAATGGCTGGTGAGAATGAAAATGTAACTTTTGTACTGGCTGATGCAGAAAACTTTCCTGAATCGCGCAAGCTGGCCAACGTGAGCAACCTGCCAACGTTTGCAACTTTCAGGAATGGTGAGCTTGTAAACCAGATACAAACAAATAAAGTAGAACTTTTAACCGACCTTGTAAATGAAGTTACCAGTAATTAA
- a CDS encoding helix-turn-helix domain-containing protein, producing MLLHRDNFAEIAAYLGFEDYAYFSRVFKKRTSETPSEFVGRYRTT from the coding sequence TTGCTGCTGCACCGTGATAATTTTGCAGAAATTGCTGCATATCTTGGCTTCGAAGACTACGCCTATTTCTCACGCGTGTTTAAAAAACGTACAAGTGAAACGCCGTCGGAGTTTGTGGGGAGGTATCGAACAACTTAA
- a CDS encoding oxidoreductase: MFLLNAGTPALLYKVTKDTKHNKLVYTETGEKVFYDSMKFRNDDEGIAIGDPVNECLSVIFTRDGGNTWKKMSCIKLPMVEEGEACFAASNTNLVVHGNKTWIISGGKKSRVFYSADKGENWSVTETPILQGDAPTGMFSVDFYDDNIGFAVGGDYSNSSGNKGNKILTEDGGKSWKVMADGTAFGYASCVQFVPKSDGDGLVTVGPSGVWYSYDRGATWKKIHDEKSFHTIRFINDKSAIAAGQNSIVRLDFK, encoded by the coding sequence GTGTTTTTATTAAATGCAGGTACTCCGGCGTTGCTTTATAAAGTTACCAAAGACACAAAGCACAACAAGCTGGTTTACACCGAAACGGGCGAAAAAGTGTTTTACGACAGCATGAAATTCCGGAATGATGACGAAGGTATAGCCATTGGCGACCCGGTAAATGAATGTCTCTCTGTAATTTTTACACGAGATGGCGGCAATACATGGAAAAAAATGTCATGCATTAAACTCCCTATGGTAGAAGAGGGAGAAGCCTGTTTTGCGGCAAGCAATACTAACCTTGTAGTTCATGGCAATAAAACGTGGATCATTTCAGGGGGTAAAAAATCGCGCGTGTTTTATTCTGCAGACAAAGGCGAAAACTGGTCGGTGACCGAAACACCCATCTTGCAGGGGGATGCCCCAACCGGAATGTTTTCTGTAGATTTTTATGATGATAATATCGGTTTTGCAGTGGGCGGCGACTATTCCAACTCTTCAGGAAATAAAGGTAACAAAATACTCACGGAAGACGGTGGGAAGTCATGGAAAGTGATGGCCGATGGTACAGCATTCGGGTATGCTTCGTGCGTGCAGTTTGTGCCAAAAAGCGATGGCGATGGTCTGGTAACTGTTGGGCCATCCGGTGTGTGGTACAGCTATGACCGCGGCGCTACATGGAAAAAGATTCACGATGAAAAATCATTCCACACTATACGCTTTATTAACGATAAATCTGCCATAGCTGCAGGGCAAAACAGCATTGTACGTCTTGATTTTAAATAA
- a CDS encoding DUF6048 family protein, whose product MSKFIFSLSLLLVSITGFAQTANDTTTAPEPVYKDRYGPRVGADLYRLTRGLYNDNYRGFEIVADYRLTKKYYVAGEIGNEDFTVDDDQLNFTTQGQYIKIGFDYNAYENWLDMENMIYAGVRYGFSRYSQNLNSYRIYDASGYFDETIFYPDRKFDGLTAHWAEVVGGVKAEIFDNLFLGFSVRLNYLITDKKPENFDNLYIPGFNRTYEGSFGAGFNYSLSYFIPLYKKDKVPKEEKK is encoded by the coding sequence ATGTCAAAATTTATTTTTAGCCTATCGCTTTTACTGGTGAGCATTACCGGCTTTGCCCAGACTGCAAATGATACAACCACTGCTCCAGAGCCTGTTTATAAAGACCGCTATGGCCCGCGTGTAGGCGCTGACCTGTACCGCCTTACCAGAGGTTTATATAATGATAATTACAGAGGATTTGAAATTGTGGCCGACTACCGACTTACAAAGAAATACTATGTGGCGGGAGAAATTGGCAATGAAGATTTTACTGTTGATGATGACCAGCTGAACTTTACCACACAGGGACAGTATATTAAGATTGGTTTTGACTATAATGCCTATGAAAACTGGCTCGACATGGAAAATATGATATATGCCGGTGTGCGCTATGGTTTCAGCCGTTATAGCCAAAACCTGAACTCATACCGCATTTATGACGCATCTGGATATTTTGATGAAACTATCTTTTATCCTGACCGAAAATTCGATGGGCTTACCGCGCACTGGGCCGAGGTTGTTGGCGGTGTAAAAGCAGAGATATTTGATAACCTTTTCCTTGGCTTCTCAGTAAGACTCAACTACCTGATCACCGACAAAAAGCCAGAGAATTTTGACAACCTCTACATACCGGGCTTTAACCGTACGTATGAAGGGAGCTTTGGCGCAGGTTTCAATTACTCATTATCGTATTTTATTCCGCTGTATAAGAAGGATAAAGTACCGAAGGAAGAAAAGAAGTAA
- a CDS encoding transketolase C-terminal domain-containing protein — MLDLRTLQPLDTGAIYKSVKKTGKIIILQEDTLFGGVASDISAMIMEELLWSGLMAR; from the coding sequence GTGCTTGACCTTCGCACGCTGCAGCCGCTTGATACAGGGGCTATCTATAAATCGGTTAAGAAAACAGGCAAGATTATAATCCTTCAGGAAGATACATTGTTTGGCGGTGTGGCCAGTGATATATCAGCCATGATTATGGAGGAACTGCTTTGGAGTGGCTTGATGGCCCGGTAA